taaggccctgtcccactttcccgagttactcacgaactctcccgagttttccccttgattcgaactcggagaattacggtaatagccgttcgtagttactcggggctatttgttttactcgtggccatttttcaacatgttgaaaaaaacatcccgacttacctgatgccccgagtacctacggctggcattacgagccgctacgaaacatctacggacccgctacggacattctccgagtttgaatcaaggggaaaactcaggagaattcgggtaagtggaacaggggctttacagctccagagacctgggttccttcctgactatggatgctgtcagtacatagtttataccttctccccgtgacctgtgcggggttttctccgggagctccggtttcttcccacactccaaagacgtgcaggtttgtatgtttgtatggcttggcaaaattgtaaaaattgttccttgtgtgtgtgtgtgtgtgtgtgtgtgtgtgtgtgtgtgtgtgtgtgtgtgtgtgtgtgtgtgtgtgtgtgtgtgtgtgtgtgtgtgtgtgtgtaagatagcattGGTGAATGGGTCGGTGATTGTGGGTCGGCACgggcttggtggaccgaagggcctgtttccactgagtatctccaaactaaacataaaCAAGTTCTTAAGTCGAGAACATGGTATAAATTTGCCAGTTGAGGCTCCGACACTAATGGATTTTTGTTCTTTGTCTTTGCAGTGTTCATCATGGCGTCTGGGCTTCTGGTTTATCCGTTTGGGCTGAACTCCTCCATCGTGCGGAAGTACTGCGGGGATTCCAGCATCTATCATGCAGCGGAGTGTCAGATCGGATGGGGCTACATGCTGGGGATTGTTGGGGTCATGCTCGCAGTCTTCTTGCCCTTCTTCTCCAAATATGCGCCGAAGGAATCCCTTTCACCGACTCCAATACCGGCGCTGTTATAGTACTTGTTGTTGGAGGAAGGGACCGCTTGACCGCCGTTGTACAATATCCTGCTTTTACACCTTCAGAAACGAGCGGAAGATAATGGAGGCATCCCAGAGAGCCAGGAAAACAGCTCAAACAAGGGCCCATTTGCATTGTGACCCAAGTGCATTCGGTGAAACGTCTTCCTGATTCCCACAAGATGCACAGCGCGCGTCCGACACTAGCAATTCACCTGAAAAGCTGCAAGGAAATGAATTACAAGGAAAGTAACATCCTGTCAGTTACTGCTACACCAACCTTGAACCAATCATCCTACCAACTCCAGCCCACTTGTAATTCTCACAAGGATCGGCGGTGGTTTTCACGACAATGCTGAGCTGGGTTATTTGCAGATAAAGGTGGGTTAAATTTGTTGAAGAATTCCTGTTATTGCCAGTCGACGCACACTGGGTGGTcttatggacctgtttccataataACAGGAATGGGCTCAGTGAAAATATCAGAGCAACCGAACCACAGCATGGTGTTGTATTAGTGACAAGAAGACTATTGAGGCTCATGTTGAAAAAGAACTGAACAACTTGGGAAATGGGGCAACAATTTTGTCCTTCCAACCAGGATATTTTGTCAGTCGAAGCATCTGAACGTCAAGTCAACTAGTGGACGGAACTAAATGTCTTCTTTCTGAGGTCCAATttgcaaagtgtttttttttaatgcactggAACGCGAGAATAGGCTGGAGGGATCGCAGATATCTCCAGCTTTAGAGACAAGCTTATCAGATAACTGGATGTCACTGCATCTCAAGGTCAGAATCTCAGCGATACACCTCACACTGAAATCTCTTCGGTGGATGGAGATGAAAACAAATGAAATTTGGACCAACCATTCCTTATACAAATGCTTCCGGTGAAGGTTGGAAGATCAAATCTGCAGTGTGCAAGTTCTCAATGGGGCTTGCAATCTACTCAAATCTTTTGAGCGCATTTTCTACTCATGCAGTTCTTTTGACAAATGGTTCTAACACTCAATCCCGAATGTTTATCTTTTAAATAAAGGGCCCCGCCAACCAACTGTCTGGCCTTCGTGTCAGTGTGAAGACACGTCGGAACCTGTAGTACAGCCATAATGAATCATTCAGAATGAACATTTAGATAGACGCAAATATATGGCATGTTTCCTTTACCACTGTTGCTttctttcatatctttcattcatttgttcttcacctctctacatcaccgtctatatctctcgttttccttccccctgactcaacctgaagaagggacttgacccgaaacgtcacctattcagtctgaagaagggtcttgacccgaaatgtcacctattcctttcctccagagatgctgcctgacccgctgagttactccagctttttgtgtctatctttggtttaaaccaacatctgcagttccttcccacacaaatatATACTCTGGGTGTAATTTTCATTACCGTATTACCGTGGTGCCCTCTaagcatgcagcaaaattacttcCTTATTGGCTTAATATTCCTTATTATTCATACACTACACTGCATTACTTTGCCACTTGCTGTGAGCAGCATCCATTTCATAAAACGTGCACATTGATTATACCTTGCAAGCTCGGACCCAGGGACATTAGTGGAATTGACGCCATATGGAAATCAGCCAGGAATATTACATAGAATCCCACATCTCTGACACTTTCTGTGAGTATTCAGTTAACGTATTAACTGAGTTCATGTCACTATagacgtttagagatacagcgatgaAACAGGCCCATAGTTCCACCGAGTGTGCGGtcacaccgtacactagcactatcctgcacaccagaggtcatttacaattttcagaagccaattagtctacaaacccgtacacctttggagtgcggggggaaaccggagcacccggagaaaacccacgcaatcagagAGAgaacagtacagacagcacccgtagtcaggatcgaacccgggtctctggcgctgtacggcagcaactctaccactgcgccaccatgtggCCCTAATGTTAAGTTACATTTCTATATTTCTGTAAAGAAGGCAACTTCATGTCTTACGTCTGGTTTTCGATTTATCAGATTTATAATTTGAATGAAGCTAAATACTGATTCTCACTTGAAATATTAATTCTTAGATGTGATCTCATACCCTACAAGTTGGGGGGAGTgagttacagtggccaattaacctacaatcccgcacgtctttgggacgtgggaggaaaccggagcacctggaggaaacccacgcggtcacagacagaatgtgcaaactccacacacgaaCAAGaaacgaggtcaggatcgaacctggggtggcacggtggcacaacggtagagttgctgccttacagcgccagagacccgggttcaatgctgactacgggtgctgtcagtacggagtttgtacgttctccccgtgaccgtgtaggtttcccccgggtgctccggtttcctcccaccactTCCAAGACCCACAGgttagcaggttaattgactctggtaaagtttgtaaattgtctccagtgtgcaggatagtgctagtgtacggggtgatcactggtcggcacagactcggtgggctcaaGATGCtgcttcctcactgtatctctaaactaatctaaacctacaaacccacacgtctttgggatttgagagggaaccagagcacccggaggaaacccacgtggtcacatggagaatgtgcaaaaaccacacacagacagcacccgaggtcaagatcgaaccttagtctctgacgctgtgaggcagcaactctaccagctacgTCACTGTGTGTCAGAAAAAATTTAAATAATGTTTAGAATCTGTTAAACAGCTGATAATACATCCAAACAAAGATACTTCCCTAATCCCATGTaaccctttctttccctctctctccatccctcccccatcccagttctccgaccagactgcctgtcctcctgattaaattttatctttgtccGCTTCGGTGTCACTctccccgagctaacaatgatctgttctactTTTCCTTGAGCTTTGTCTCCTTTGAtctcccattttcacaccttacccctccatatctccgCGTCTCTgtctcccctgaagaagggtctcgacccacaaggtcacccattccgtctctccagagatgctgcctgtcccgctgagttaccccagcattttgtgtctatccctgggaAGGACTGCACGTGCCAACAACCTTGTTGAAGACCGCATCAATCAATGTTTGACTGCAAAGCTTCAGAGACACCAACCACGCATTGCAGGTTCCCGGTATTAGGTGAACAAATGTCACGCATACAAACCTAACTGGTGAATCCGCAAAGAATGTGTGACTAAAACTCCATTAGCAAAATATTTAAGTAGTGTGTCACCAATAATGATCAACAATATCCATAATGTCTTTCCTGGACCTTACAAAATTCAATGCCGCTTTGGATCAATAGAAAAGCAAATTGAATCTTAATTGATCATTGTGATTTTGAAAGTTGTGTCAATAAGCCAACGCTGCACTATGATTACTCAACGCGCCACAGTGCTGTGTCTAACGTGGAGAAATTGTGACTTTATTTCTTTGTCGGAACAAAATCACTTTGTGCACTGTGGAACGGTCAATTTTTGCGGTACTTAATGTGGTAAAATTGCCTGAACATCCCTTCCACAGGTGCTTGCAAAAATACATGTAGCattatagagttgtacagcatggaaacaggcccttcagcccagcttgtacatgccgaccaagattccccatctacccgagtcccacctgcccgtgtttggcccatatcggtctatccatgtacctctccaagtgtcttttaaatgttgttatagtacctgccacaactacctcctctggcagctcgttccatacacccaccatcctctgtgaaaaagttgcccctcaggttcctttcccctctcaccttaaacctatgtcctctgattgttgattaccctactctggataaTCTTCCCCTTGTAGTTCTGGTATAGAGGATGAAaagaggcccctcggcccaccgagttcgttcTGGCCTTCAACCAATTTACACGTAACCTTCTATTTATTCGGGTCAGATTCTATAGCCcatattcaaccactcacctacacactaggtgcaatttacatTAAACCTGccagccttgttggctttgggatctgggaggaaactgcaacGGCCCCGAGAGAGAAACTGGCCCaaccacatgcaaactccacacatacagtactcaaggtcaggattgaactcaggtcactgacgctgtaaggcaacagcttagtttagagatacagagcggagacaggcccttcggcccaccgagtgatccatgccgaccagtgatccctgcacattaacactatccgacacacactagggacattgtacatttataccaacccaattagcctacaaa
Above is a genomic segment from Amblyraja radiata isolate CabotCenter1 chromosome 28, sAmbRad1.1.pri, whole genome shotgun sequence containing:
- the tmem211 gene encoding transmembrane protein 211, encoding MTLSLLFQTSAVLCSGGCVLLASSALLAIVTIFLPSGQCEKRICTLAGYMQTTAVFIMASGLLVYPFGLNSSIVRKYCGDSSIYHAAECQIGWGYMLGIVGVMLAVFLPFFSKYAPKESLSPTPIPALL